Part of the Tenacibaculum sp. SZ-18 genome, ATCTACTCATACAGGACCAACAATATCATTATTCGCTTTTAGTAGATTACCAAGACAAGGTAAAAATCTGAAGCGTTATCTATAATTACCATGCTCTTCAATAAAAATTCCATTTGATGCAGAATATGTACTTTATCATCTGGAACATCATTATCTTGTATTGGCGAATAAGCTTCATAATAAAAGAATTAATACAAGAGTTCCCACAATAATTTGAATAAATAAAAAACCAGCAAAATTGCTGGTTTTTTATTTATTTATGAAGTATTTTTCTTAACCTCCAAAGTCATCAAATCTGATATTTTCATCATCAAGACCAAAATCCTCACCCATTTTTTGAACTGCTTTATTCATTAATGGTGGACCACAGAAATAAAGTTCTAAATCTTCAGGACTTTCGTGTTTAGATAAATATTGGTCTATTACAACTTGGTGAATAAAACCAACGAAACCATCTCCTGATTCATCATTTATATCTTTTTTAACTTTCCAGTTATCTTGCTCTAATGGCTCTGATAAAGCTAAATAAAATTTGAAGTTTGGAAAATCTTTTTCTAAGGCTCTAAAGTAGTGAATGTAGAATAATTCTGCTTTAGAACGACCTCCATACCAGTATGTTACTTTTCTACCAGTTTTTAATGTTCTAAATAGGTGATAAATATGTGAACGCATTGGTGCCATACCTGCCCCACCACCTACATATAACATTTCAGCATCAGATTCATTAATAAAGAATTCTCCATAAGGTCCTGAAATCGTTACTTTGTCACCTTGTTTTTGGTTAAATATGTAAGATGATGCTACACCTGGATTGACATCCATCCATGCATTTTTAGATCTGTCCCATGGCGGAGTAGCAATACGTACATTTAACATGATTTCTCTTCCTTCGGCTGGATAAGAAGCCATAGAGTAAGCTCTTTCGACTATATCGTCATTTTTCATGACTAATGGCCATAATCCAAATTTGTCCCAATCTGCTTGGAATTTATTTGGCTCTCCTGGATGATCATCTGGGTGAGCTGTAATATCCATATCAGAATATTTAATCTCACATTGCGGTATTTCTATCTGAATATATCCGCCCGCTTTGTAGTCCATTTCTTCTGGAATTTCAACTACAAATTCTTTAATAAAAGTTGCAACGTTGTAATTTCTTACGACAACAGCTTCCCATTTCTTAATTCCAAAAATCTCTTCTGGAATCGAAATATCCATATCTTGTTTTACTTTTACCTGACATGCTAAACGAATACCATGCTGTAATTCTTTACGCGTAAAGTGAGGTGTTTCCGTTGGTAAAGCTTCACCTCCACCGGAATTTACGTGACACTCACATTGAACACAAGAACCACCTCCACCACAAGCTGACGGTAAAAATATTTTCTCATTACCTAATGTAGATAATAAAGTTCCTCCTGAAGCAACTTCAATTGTTTTCTCTCCATTTATAGTAATCTTAACTGGTCCGGATGGAGCCAGTTTTTGCTTTACAAATAATAATAACGCAACTAATAACAATGTAATTGTTAAAAACGCGATTACCGTTATTGCAACTGTTCCTCCTGTACTTACTTCTAAAAACATCATTATTCTGTAATTTCTTTAGTGTTAGTTGCTAATTTCTCTACATCCTCCTTAGCCTTTTCTTTCTTTTCAATTTGAACTTCAGCTTGAGTTACTTCTTTCTTCTTACCTGCATCATCACCACCTGTTAACATTCCACCGAAACTCATAAATCCGATAGCCATTAAACCCGTAATAATAAAAGTAATACCTAGACCTCTTAATGGACCTGGCACTTGCGAATATCTGATTTTCTCTCGAATAGCTGCAATTGCTAATATTGCTAAGAACCATCCAATTCCTGAGCCCACTCCATAAACTAATGATAAACCTAAAGTTGGAATTTCTCTTGATTGCATAAATAAAGAACCTCCTAAAATCGCACAGTTTACAGCGATTAATGGTAAGAAAATACCTAAAGAGTTATATAATGCCGGTGCAAATTTCTCAACGATAATCTCAACTAATTGTACCATGGTTGCGATTGTTGCGATAAACATAATAAACGATAAGAAACTTAAATCGTAACCTGCATATTCTTCACCTAACCAAGATAAAGCCCCTGGTTGTAATAAATATTGATCTAGTAACCAGTTTACTGGTACTGTTACAGCTAATACGAAAATGACTGCTGCTCCTAAACCTACCGCTGTAGATACCTTTTTAGATACTGCTAGGTATGAACACATTCCTAAGAAGGTTGCAAATACCATGTTATCTATAAAAATTGACTTGAAAAATAATTCTATATGTTCCATACTCTTATTTTATTCTAACGCGAAGCGTTTAGTCTTCAATTAATGCTTTGTTTCTACTACGTTGTACCCAAATGATAATACCAACAACGATTAACGCCATTGGAGATAATAACATGAATCCATTATTTTCATATCCTAAAGCATATAAACCTGTCTTTTCAATTGGATCTCCCAATACTTTTACACCTAATAAAGTACCAGAACCTAACAACTCTCTAAAAAATCCTACAATAATTAAGATTGCAGCATATCCTAAAGCATTTCCAATACCATCTAAGAATGATCTCCAAGGTCCATTCCCTAAGGCAAACGCTTCAAAACGTCCCATAATAATACAGTTAGTAATAATTAATCCGACGAAAACGGATAGTGTCTTACTCAATTCGTAAGCAAAAGCCTTTAATACTAAATCAACGATAATTACTAAGGTAGCAACTACAATTAACTGTACTATAATCCTAATTTTAGATGGAATTATATTTCTCATTAATGAGATTACTACGTTACCTACTCCTAATACAAATAATACAGAAATAGACATTACTATTGAGGCTTGTAATTCTGCTGTAATTGCTAAAGCAGAACAAATACCTAATACCTGAATCGTAATTGGATTGTTATCCGCTAACGGGTCAGTGATTAACTTTGTGTCTTTCTTTGATAAAAGTCCCATATTTATTTTAAAGTTTTAAAGTAAGGTACGTATAATTTTAACTCTGACTTAATCATAGCAGCTACTCCGTCACCAGTAATAGTAGCTCCTGCAATTGCATCTACCGCGTTGTCATTTTTATCATCGTTTTTAGGATCTGCATTAGACTTAGAGACAGCGATTCCTTTGAACTCACCATTGCTCATCAAATCCTCTCCAGTAAAATCATCCATAAAGAAACGTTGCTTAATATTCGCTCCTAAACCAGGTGTTTCTCCTTTGTGATCGAAAAATACTCCCTGAACTACCATTTTTTTATCCATTGCAACATATCCCCAAATAGCATCCCACAATCCTTTTCCTCTAATAGGAGCAATATAGAATGTTTGGTTATCTTTTTCTCCAACAAATAGAGGTAATTTTCTAGCCTTACCTTGTTTTGCTATGGCTTGTTCCTTTTTTACATCGATTAAATATGCTTTATCATCTTCTCTTGGAACATTATTCTCAATAACAACTTGCTTTGTAATATACTTTCCAAAAATTTCTTCTGCTTTATCAGCGGCTACAAAATTAACGCTAGTTTCATCATTCTCATTAACTCCCATAGCGTATAAAATATTCTGTTGCTTCTCAACTTTTTCGTTGATTGTAATTAACGGTTTTGTTAGTGAAAATATAGAAGCTAATAATGCACCTACAACCACAACCATTCCTACTGCGAATAATACCGTGTACCCATTACTGTCTGTCTTGTTACTCATAATAATTAGGCGGTTTTAGCTTTTAAACGTTTTAATCTTCTTTTTACATTTCCTTGAACCACATAGTGATCAATAGTCGGAGCAAAAACATTCATTAATAAGATTGCTAAAAATACTCCTTCCGGATAAGCTGGATTAAATACACGAATCATTATCGAAATAAATCCGATTAAGAATCCGTAGATCAATTTACCTTTATTTGTTTGAGAAGCAGTTACAGGATCTGTTGCCATGTAAACGGCTCCAAATGCTAAACCTCCAATAATTAAATGCTCATACCAATCTGCGCTCATTAACCCATAGAACTTACTTGTATCCGCAATAATTCCATTAGAAGCTATAAGATTGAAAATAATACCCATTACTGCTGCTCCAAAGAAGGTAGATACAATAATTCTCCAGCTTCCAATTTTTGTAAAAA contains:
- the nqrF gene encoding NADH:ubiquinone reductase (Na(+)-transporting) subunit F; translation: MFLEVSTGGTVAITVIAFLTITLLLVALLLFVKQKLAPSGPVKITINGEKTIEVASGGTLLSTLGNEKIFLPSACGGGGSCVQCECHVNSGGGEALPTETPHFTRKELQHGIRLACQVKVKQDMDISIPEEIFGIKKWEAVVVRNYNVATFIKEFVVEIPEEMDYKAGGYIQIEIPQCEIKYSDMDITAHPDDHPGEPNKFQADWDKFGLWPLVMKNDDIVERAYSMASYPAEGREIMLNVRIATPPWDRSKNAWMDVNPGVASSYIFNQKQGDKVTISGPYGEFFINESDAEMLYVGGGAGMAPMRSHIYHLFRTLKTGRKVTYWYGGRSKAELFYIHYFRALEKDFPNFKFYLALSEPLEQDNWKVKKDINDESGDGFVGFIHQVVIDQYLSKHESPEDLELYFCGPPLMNKAVQKMGEDFGLDDENIRFDDFGG
- the nqrE gene encoding NADH:ubiquinone reductase (Na(+)-transporting) subunit E, with the translated sequence MEHIELFFKSIFIDNMVFATFLGMCSYLAVSKKVSTAVGLGAAVIFVLAVTVPVNWLLDQYLLQPGALSWLGEEYAGYDLSFLSFIMFIATIATMVQLVEIIVEKFAPALYNSLGIFLPLIAVNCAILGGSLFMQSREIPTLGLSLVYGVGSGIGWFLAILAIAAIREKIRYSQVPGPLRGLGITFIITGLMAIGFMSFGGMLTGGDDAGKKKEVTQAEVQIEKKEKAKEDVEKLATNTKEITE
- a CDS encoding NADH:ubiquinone reductase (Na(+)-transporting) subunit D, with protein sequence MGLLSKKDTKLITDPLADNNPITIQVLGICSALAITAELQASIVMSISVLFVLGVGNVVISLMRNIIPSKIRIIVQLIVVATLVIIVDLVLKAFAYELSKTLSVFVGLIITNCIIMGRFEAFALGNGPWRSFLDGIGNALGYAAILIIVGFFRELLGSGTLLGVKVLGDPIEKTGLYALGYENNGFMLLSPMALIVVGIIIWVQRSRNKALIED
- a CDS encoding Na(+)-translocating NADH-quinone reductase subunit C, with the protein product MSNKTDSNGYTVLFAVGMVVVVGALLASIFSLTKPLITINEKVEKQQNILYAMGVNENDETSVNFVAADKAEEIFGKYITKQVVIENNVPREDDKAYLIDVKKEQAIAKQGKARKLPLFVGEKDNQTFYIAPIRGKGLWDAIWGYVAMDKKMVVQGVFFDHKGETPGLGANIKQRFFMDDFTGEDLMSNGEFKGIAVSKSNADPKNDDKNDNAVDAIAGATITGDGVAAMIKSELKLYVPYFKTLK